In Myxococcus stipitatus, the following are encoded in one genomic region:
- a CDS encoding SH3 domain-containing protein, which yields MRILSLAVVGTTTGLAACATPAALTVSPSGVPAFSEDMLSPEFWVRRAPSPDEVLLDADQVAAKRMRAFGPNGGLVDLKRIPATLTRAQVASWAKDAQQSPIQAAIDEQGRSVTAAVLEELRENAATEHIPEASTARYGLSVRRTPLRTLPSNRRFFAAENLRDYESLQAGILFPGEPVVIAHHSADQQWLFVMTTQGPGWVQRADVAEGAADAVFSYVAKAPGRVVTGDQVRTVFTPEAPGVSELELDMGVALPRADVPPGEPVNGASSYASWPVELPVREQDGTLTFQSALLRRTADSAPGYLPLTRANILRQAFKFLGERYGWGHQFNARDCSGLTSDVYRSMGLFLPPNSGLQGKSEALNHRLFTANDSHAERLRALAQAQVGDLIVVPGHVLMIIGHVDGKPYVIQDVPYAVFKDPATQQLRKTKLNQVSVTPLLPLYADDTTLYVDAMTSLVHVTRP from the coding sequence ATGCGGATTCTCTCGCTCGCGGTTGTGGGGACCACCACGGGTCTTGCTGCCTGTGCCACTCCGGCCGCGCTCACCGTGTCGCCGTCCGGGGTGCCCGCGTTCAGCGAAGACATGCTGTCGCCCGAGTTCTGGGTCCGCCGCGCGCCATCTCCCGATGAAGTGCTGCTCGATGCCGACCAGGTGGCGGCGAAGCGCATGCGCGCCTTCGGTCCGAATGGAGGGCTGGTCGACCTGAAGCGCATCCCGGCCACGCTGACGCGCGCGCAGGTCGCAAGCTGGGCCAAGGATGCGCAGCAGTCGCCCATCCAGGCAGCCATCGACGAACAGGGCCGGTCGGTGACGGCGGCGGTGCTCGAGGAACTGCGCGAGAACGCAGCGACCGAGCACATCCCCGAAGCATCCACCGCGCGCTACGGACTCAGCGTGCGCCGCACGCCCCTGCGGACACTGCCGTCCAACCGGCGATTCTTCGCGGCGGAGAACCTGCGCGACTACGAAAGCCTGCAGGCCGGAATCCTGTTCCCAGGCGAGCCGGTCGTCATCGCGCACCACAGCGCGGACCAGCAATGGCTGTTCGTCATGACGACCCAGGGACCCGGGTGGGTCCAGCGAGCAGACGTCGCGGAAGGCGCGGCGGATGCCGTGTTCTCGTATGTGGCGAAAGCCCCTGGGCGCGTCGTCACCGGCGACCAGGTCCGCACCGTGTTCACGCCGGAAGCACCAGGGGTGTCGGAGCTCGAGCTCGACATGGGAGTCGCATTGCCACGGGCGGACGTGCCCCCTGGAGAACCCGTCAACGGCGCCAGCAGCTATGCATCGTGGCCAGTGGAGCTGCCGGTTCGCGAGCAGGACGGCACGCTGACCTTCCAGAGCGCACTGCTACGCCGTACCGCCGATAGCGCGCCGGGCTATCTGCCGCTGACACGTGCCAACATCCTCCGCCAGGCGTTCAAGTTCCTCGGCGAGCGCTACGGCTGGGGTCACCAGTTCAATGCGCGCGACTGCAGCGGCCTGACCAGTGATGTGTACCGCAGCATGGGGCTTTTCCTCCCGCCCAACTCCGGGCTGCAAGGGAAGAGCGAGGCGCTGAACCACCGCCTCTTCACGGCGAACGACTCACACGCCGAGCGGCTGCGCGCGCTGGCCCAAGCGCAGGTGGGTGACCTCATCGTCGTTCCCGGTCATGTGTTGATGATCATCGGCCACGTGGATGGCAAGCCCTACGTCATCCAAGATGTCCCGTACGCCGTGTTCAAGGACCCGGCCACGCAGCAGCTCCGGAAGACGAAGCTGAACCAGGTATCGGTCACTCCGCTGCTGCCACTGTACGCCGACGACACGACTCTGTACGTGGACGCAATGACAAGCCTCGTGCACGTCACCCGGCCATAG
- the istA gene encoding IS21 family transposase: protein MVLSYSRALFVDFSLDMHMETFLRMHQRALEYFGGIPRRILYDNLKSVVLNRVGSTVQFNPRFLSFAGHYLFEPTAAPIRYPEAKGRVEASIKYLRHAFFYGRSFSSLEDLRAQARTWLAETANTRIHATTRERPCERLLLERPRLHPLPVHPYDTDVLLPLVVSKEARVRLDSNSYSVPPEFAGKTVHLRANDTSVRILHEGTEVARHERCWERHRHIEDAHHIQRLLERRKLALGPKRKERLASLSPEARLYLQEVARRPIRLNNECRALLRLTLQYSDAEVAAAMARALVLRTFGARYVRALIDQARFAQGLAEPPEPILTGNALADSLDVQPHPLDSYDALPPQKPNLRLPS from the coding sequence ATGGTGCTGTCTTACTCGCGAGCTCTCTTCGTCGACTTCTCCTTGGACATGCACATGGAAACATTCCTGCGCATGCACCAGCGCGCCCTGGAGTACTTCGGCGGCATCCCTCGGCGCATTCTCTACGACAACCTCAAGTCCGTCGTCCTCAACCGCGTCGGAAGCACGGTGCAATTCAACCCACGCTTCCTTTCCTTCGCGGGACACTACCTCTTCGAGCCCACCGCGGCCCCCATTCGCTACCCGGAAGCCAAGGGCCGCGTGGAGGCCTCCATCAAGTACCTGCGCCATGCCTTCTTCTACGGACGCTCCTTCTCTTCTCTCGAGGACTTGCGCGCACAGGCCAGGACGTGGCTGGCCGAGACGGCGAATACGCGCATTCATGCCACCACCCGAGAGCGGCCCTGCGAGAGGCTTCTCCTCGAGAGGCCCAGGCTGCACCCGCTTCCAGTGCACCCCTATGACACGGACGTCCTCCTCCCCCTCGTCGTCTCCAAGGAGGCACGCGTCCGACTGGACTCCAATTCCTACTCCGTCCCTCCTGAATTCGCAGGCAAGACGGTACACCTCCGGGCCAATGACACCTCCGTCCGCATTCTCCACGAGGGGACGGAAGTCGCCCGCCATGAGAGGTGTTGGGAGCGTCACCGTCATATCGAGGACGCCCACCACATCCAGCGACTCCTCGAGCGACGCAAGCTCGCACTCGGACCTAAGCGCAAGGAGCGCCTCGCCTCCCTCAGCCCTGAAGCCAGACTCTACCTCCAGGAAGTCGCTCGCCGCCCCATTCGCCTCAACAACGAATGTCGCGCCTTGCTGCGTCTCACCCTCCAATACAGCGACGCCGAGGTGGCTGCCGCCATGGCTCGCGCCCTCGTCCTGCGTACCTTTGGCGCCCGCTACGTCCGCGCCCTGATTGACCAGGCCCGCTTCGCCCAAGGCCTCGCCGAGCCCCCGGAGCCCATTCTCACAGGCAATGCCCTCGCTGACTCTCTCGACGTCCAACCCCACCCCCTGGACTCCTACGATGCCCTCCCGCCCCAGAAGCCCAACCTCCGTCTTCCCTCATGA
- the istB gene encoding IS21-like element helper ATPase IstB, giving the protein MPSRPRSPTSVFPHDLSTLSLEDVLRALGLEHAASQLSAALAKAIARNDSPSSLLDNLMREQLRDTTEARAKTALRRSAIFPLPTIDSYDFNYPKHIDRELVMRAASLDFIREKSNVVFIGPSGVGKTHLANALGQLACLRGYRVRFVVAADLVNDLVVGQAKNTLHKRLSAWAAPELLLIDELGYLSFDARGADLLYQVFNKRYQRASTIVTTNLPFKDWGKLFHNSAAASAIADRLVHKGLLVRITGKSRRSDQEQELDAA; this is encoded by the coding sequence ATGCCCTCCCGCCCCAGAAGCCCAACCTCCGTCTTCCCTCATGACTTGTCCACGCTCTCACTCGAAGACGTCCTGCGTGCTCTCGGACTCGAGCATGCTGCCAGTCAGTTGAGCGCGGCCCTGGCCAAAGCCATTGCCAGAAACGACTCTCCGTCGTCACTTCTGGACAACCTCATGCGCGAGCAGCTCCGCGACACCACCGAAGCTCGAGCCAAGACGGCCCTACGTCGCTCCGCTATTTTTCCTCTCCCCACCATCGACTCCTATGACTTCAACTACCCCAAGCACATCGACAGAGAACTCGTCATGCGCGCGGCGTCCCTCGATTTCATTCGCGAGAAGAGCAACGTCGTCTTCATCGGCCCAAGTGGGGTAGGCAAGACGCACCTCGCCAATGCCCTCGGCCAACTTGCCTGCCTTCGCGGCTACCGCGTCCGCTTCGTCGTGGCCGCCGACCTGGTGAATGACCTCGTCGTCGGCCAAGCCAAAAACACGCTCCACAAACGGCTTTCCGCCTGGGCTGCACCCGAACTCCTCCTCATCGACGAACTCGGATATCTCAGCTTCGATGCCCGGGGCGCCGACCTCCTCTACCAAGTCTTCAACAAGCGCTATCAACGCGCCTCCACCATCGTCACCACCAACCTCCCTTTCAAGGACTGGGGCAAGCTCTTCCACAACAGCGCCGCGGCATCCGCTATCGCAGACCGCCTCGTGCACAAGGGCTTGCTCGTCCGCATTACCGGCAAGTCTCGCCGCTCCGACCAGGAGCAGGAACTCGACGCGGCCTGA